Genomic window (Clostridia bacterium):
CCGCTTGAACGGTGCGGCGTCGCCCGACCTCCAGATATACCGGCTCCGTCATGATAAGCCACCTATATCTGGAGTGTCTAGCCGAAGTTTGGACGAATCCGGTCGAATTTCCTTCTGCAGGATGGGACGACCGTTCGACAAGACGTGCGCGCGCGGGATCGGAAAGGCGATGCCCGTCACGACCTCCGCGCCCACACCTCACCCGCGGGGACGGGCGACGGCGGCCTACACGAAGACACCGCATTCGACACGATGGGCGGGGGGACCGTCAGGTCCGCCCCGCCCACTGGCGCGCAATCCAAGCCGGCGGCTCAGGGCAGAGGCATGAAGGCGGCCAGCTGGGACCATTCGAGGACGGATTGCGGGAAGATGCCGAGGACCAGCACGCCCGCCGCCGCCACGGCCAGGCCGGCGACGAGCAGCGCGTCGGGACGCACCCGTTCCTGCCTGTCCTCGCCGCGCAGGTACATCTGGCGGATCAGCAGGAAGTAGTAGTAGGCCGAAATGCCGGTGTTGATGGCGATGAAGAGCGCCAGCCACGTCATGTGGCTCGAGATCGTCGCCTGGAAGAGCAGCAGCTTGCCCATGAAGCCGGCCGTCCACGGCAGGCCGAGCAGCGAAAGCGCGAACAGCGTCAGCAGCGCGGCCAACCAGGGAGAGCGCCGCGCGAGCCCCGTGAGGTCGTCGAGCGTCTCGCCTTCGCCCTGGCTCGACAGGGCCATCACCACGCCGAAGCCGCCGAGGTTCATGAACAGGTAGGCGAGGATGTAGAAGAGCACCGCCTGCAGCCCGAACGCCGTGCCGACCGCGATGCCCGCCAGCACGTAGCCGGCGTGCGCGACCGAAGAGTACGCGAGCAGGCGCTTCACGTTCTTCTGCCAGATGGCCGAGACGTTGCCGACCGTCATCGTCAGCGCGGACAGCACCGCCAGCGCCAGCTGCCAATCAGCGTGCAGCGGCGCGAGGCCCACGGCCACGACGCGAACGATGGCGGCGAGCGCGCCGCCCTTCGACACGAGCGAGAGGAACGCGGACACCGGCGTCGGCGCTCCCTCGTACACGTCCGGAGCCCACAGGTGGAACGGCACTGCCGCCACCTTGAACGCGAGCCCAGCCAGGACAAACAGCAGGGCCACCGCGGGCACGACGCCGGCGGCGCCCGACCACGGTCCAGCCGCCAGTGCGGAGGCGATGCCGGCCAACGACGTCGTGCCGGTGAGACCGAAGACCAGCGACAGCCCGAACAGCAGGAGCGCCGAGGCCGTCGCCCCGTTCAGGAAGTATTTGAGCGCCGCCTCCATGGAGAAGCGCTCGCCGACGAGGAAGCCGGCCAGGCCGTAGGACGCGAGCGACAGGGTCTCAAGGCCGACGTAGAACGAGATGATGTCGCCGGCGACGGCCATGAAGTCGGCGCCGGCCACGGCCATCAGGAGAAGCGCGTAGAACTCCGCCGCGGCCAGCCCGCGCGCGGCCACGTAGCGCGCGCCCGTCAGCACCACCACGAGCGCGGCCCCGATCAACACGGCCCGGAAGAACGTGCCGAAACCGTCCAGCACGACCATGCCGCCCAGCACCGGGCCCTGGCCGGCGCGCGCCGCGGCCGGCAGCAGCGCCAGCGCCACGACGAGCGCGGCGAGCGCCAGCACCTCCGCCGCGCGCGACCGGCGCCCGCCCGGCACGATCCCAAGCAGGAGAAGCGCCAGCGCGCCGGCGGCCAGGGCAAGCTCAGGCAGGATGCTCGTGAAGTTGTACATCGCCTACATTCCCCCCAATCGCTGCACCAGAGCCTGCACCGGCGCGTTGAGCCACGTCGTCAGGAGGTTCGGCGCCACGCCCAGCAGCAGGACGAACGCCGCCAGCGGCACGAGCGTGACCAGCTCCCGCGCGTTGATCTCCGGAATGCCGCGCTGCTCCTGGCGCACCGGGCCCATGAGGATGCGCTGCATCATCCAGAGGTTGAAGCCGGCCGTCAACAGGAGGCCCAGCGCCGCCGCGACGACCAGCTGCGGGAACACGGTCCACGAGCCGAGCAGCGTGTAGAACTCGGCGATGAAGCCGGAGAGGAACGGCAGGCCCAGGTTCGCGAACGCCGCGAAGGCCATGAACGTCGCCGCGAGCGGCATCACCGTGTACATGCCGCTGAAGCGTTCCATGTCCCGGGTGTGCAGGCGATCGTAGAAGACGCCGACCATGAGGAAGAGCATGGCAGAGATCAGCCCGTGGGACACCATCTGGAACACGGCGCCGTCCACGGCCGTGGGCGTCGCGGCGGCGAGCCCGATCAGCACGAAGCCCATGTGGTTCACGCTGGAGTACGCCACGAGCTTCTTCAGGTCTTTCTGCGCCAGCGCGGCGAAGGCGCCGTAGATGATGTTGATCACGCCGAGCAGCGCCAGCGTCCACGCGAAGGCGTGCGCCGCCTGCGGGAAGGCCGGCAGCGTGATCCGCAGGAGACCGTACGCGCCCAGCTTCAACAGCACGGCCGCGAGCATCACGCTGCCGGGCGTGGGCGCGTCCACGTGCGCGTCAGGCAGCCACGTGTGGAACGGCCACACCGGCACCTTCACGGCGAAGCCGATGAAGAAGGCGAGGAAGAGCCACCACTGCAGGTTCGCCGCAAGCGTGTGGCCGAGGCCGACGAGCTCGGGGATGGCGAACGTCTTCGCGCCGGTAAGGAAGTACAGCGCGAGGATGCCGACGAGCATCAGGAGGCTCGCGACCATCGTGTACAGGATGAACTTGATCGCGGAGTACTCCTTCCGGCCGTGCCCCCAGATCCCGATGATGAAGTACATCGGGATGAGGACGAGCTCCCAGAAGAGGTAGAACAGGATCAGGTCCTCGGCCGCGAACACGCCGAGCACGCCGGTCTGCAAAAGAAGCAACAGGATGAAGTACTCCTTGACCCGCGTCTCGATGCCGAAGCTGGCGATCACGGCGATGAGGCCGACGACGGCCGACAGGGCGAGCATCGCGAGGCTGATGCCGTCGGCGCCAAGGAAATACGAGACACCGATGCTGGGGATCCAGGTCGCGCGCTCCACGAGTTGCAGGTTGGGGTCGCCGAAGCGGAACTGCGCCGCGCCCCATGCGATGGCCAGCGCCGGAACGGCCATGAATACGGTGGCCAGCGTGCGCAACGCGCGGGTGTTCTCCGCCCGGACCAGGAGAAGCGCCAGCGCGCCGACGACCGGGGCGAAGACGGCGATGCTGAGAATCGGTGCGTTCACCGCTTAGCCTCCCATCCCGAGGTAC
Coding sequences:
- a CDS encoding NADH-quinone oxidoreductase subunit M — encoded protein: MNAPILSIAVFAPVVGALALLLVRAENTRALRTLATVFMAVPALAIAWGAAQFRFGDPNLQLVERATWIPSIGVSYFLGADGISLAMLALSAVVGLIAVIASFGIETRVKEYFILLLLLQTGVLGVFAAEDLILFYLFWELVLIPMYFIIGIWGHGRKEYSAIKFILYTMVASLLMLVGILALYFLTGAKTFAIPELVGLGHTLAANLQWWLFLAFFIGFAVKVPVWPFHTWLPDAHVDAPTPGSVMLAAVLLKLGAYGLLRITLPAFPQAAHAFAWTLALLGVINIIYGAFAALAQKDLKKLVAYSSVNHMGFVLIGLAAATPTAVDGAVFQMVSHGLISAMLFLMVGVFYDRLHTRDMERFSGMYTVMPLAATFMAFAAFANLGLPFLSGFIAEFYTLLGSWTVFPQLVVAAALGLLLTAGFNLWMMQRILMGPVRQEQRGIPEINARELVTLVPLAAFVLLLGVAPNLLTTWLNAPVQALVQRLGGM
- a CDS encoding NADH-quinone oxidoreductase subunit N; protein product: MYNFTSILPELALAAGALALLLLGIVPGGRRSRAAEVLALAALVVALALLPAAARAGQGPVLGGMVVLDGFGTFFRAVLIGAALVVVLTGARYVAARGLAAAEFYALLLMAVAGADFMAVAGDIISFYVGLETLSLASYGLAGFLVGERFSMEAALKYFLNGATASALLLFGLSLVFGLTGTTSLAGIASALAAGPWSGAAGVVPAVALLFVLAGLAFKVAAVPFHLWAPDVYEGAPTPVSAFLSLVSKGGALAAIVRVVAVGLAPLHADWQLALAVLSALTMTVGNVSAIWQKNVKRLLAYSSVAHAGYVLAGIAVGTAFGLQAVLFYILAYLFMNLGGFGVVMALSSQGEGETLDDLTGLARRSPWLAALLTLFALSLLGLPWTAGFMGKLLLFQATISSHMTWLALFIAINTGISAYYYFLLIRQMYLRGEDRQERVRPDALLVAGLAVAAAGVLVLGIFPQSVLEWSQLAAFMPLP